Genomic DNA from Vreelandella subglaciescola:
GGAAATAGCCCTGCTCTTCATTAAAGGCCACGCGCGCCGCGCCGATGGGACCGCTGAACGGCACGCCCGAGAGACTCAGCGCCGCCGAAGTGCCGAGCAGTGCGGCGATATCCGGGTCGTGGTTGCGGTCGGTGGACAGCACCGTACACACCACCTGAACTTCGTTCATGAAGCCCTTGGGAAACAGCGGACGAATGGGCCGGTCGATCAGCCGTGAGGTCAGAGTTTCTTTCTCGGTAGGACGCCCCTCACGCTTGAAAAAACCGCCGGGAATCTTGCCCACGGCGTAGGTCTTTTCCTGGTAGTGAACCGACAGCGGGAAAAACGGCTGGCCGGGTTTGGCGTCTTTTTTGGCGACTACGGTACACAGCACGACGGTGTCGTCCATGGTAACCATAACGGCGCCGGACGCCTGGCGGGCAATACGCCCGGTTTCGAGCGTGACGGTGCTACGACCGTACTGGAACGTCTTTTTAACCGGATTCACGGCAACTTCCTTTCGCGTTGAGAGCAACTTGTCTATACGTTTTCGTCGTTTTATAACTCACGGCCATTCTAGGCGCTGCACCGCGCTGCGACCAGCCGTTACCCGGCATAGAGCGCATGGTCGACAAATTAAACGCCAGACACACAAAAACGGGCAGCCCGAAGGCCACCCGTTTGCGCTACGATTTTCGCTACTACGCCCACCACCCACAGGAACTCAGGATAAAGCCCTCGAGGGTACCCGACGCAAAGTACCGGCAGGTACCCGGTTTAGCGACGCAGGCTCAGACGCTGGATGATCGTCTGGTAGCGGCCGTAATCCTTGCGCTTCAGGTAATCCAGCAGCTTGCGGCGCTGGTTTACCATGCGGATCAGACCACGACGCGAGTGGTGGTCCTGCTTGTTGGTCTTGAAGTGATCCTGCAGACCGTTGATGTTGGCGCTCAGCAGTGCTACCTGAACCTCGGGGGATCCAGTATCGCCATCACCACGTGCGTATTCGGTAACAATCTCGGCTTTCTGTTCAGCTGTTAGTGCCATCTTTCTCTCCAGTAAGCAATATGCCTGAAAAATGAATGAGGATGAGACCACGCATACTTGCAGTCTCGGGTAACGTCCGCAGAGCGAGCCGGTAACGGATCGCCCTACGCGTCAGCGGCGCTACTTAACAGCCGCTTCGGCGCCACCGTGGTAACGCCGTCTGCCTTGCCCGCGATGCGCCCCAGACCCACAAAGGCGGTATCGCGGTAAAGCCTGACCGTCGCCTCGTCGGCAAGCTCGCTTGCCGACAAAGCGTTGTCCAGGAAGGCCTTTTGGCCATGAATCAGCCGCTGATAAGCCTCATCATCCAGCGCCAGTGCCGGCAGGTGATCTACCAGCACGTCGGGCGCCATCAATTCGGCTTCTCTTGCGGTTTGATCTGCCAATGCTTCAAGGGCCTCAAGCGTCCATATGCCAGAGGCGTCGAACGGCCCGGTTTCAAGCCGCCTGAGCGCTGAAATATGGGCACCGCAACCAAGGGCGAGGCCGATATCTTCTGCCAACGTACGAATGTAGGTGCCCTTGCTGCAGCGAACCTCAAGTTCGAAGGCGCTGTTCTTCAAAACATCGTTGTCAATAACGGCATCAAACGCCGTGAGGCGCGCATCATACACCGTTATGCGCCGAGCTGCACGCTCAACGTGCTGCCCCTCGCGCGCCAGTTCATAAAGCTTGCGCCCCTGATGCTTGAGCGCCGAGTACATTGGAGGGATCTGCTCGATCTCACCGTGAAAACGCGCTATCGCTTCTGTGACGGTGGCTTCGTCAAGGGCCGGCACCTCGCGACGCTCGATGACGGCGCCCTCGGCATCGCCGGTATCGGTCATCACGCCAAGCTCCACCCGAGTGCGGTAGACCTTGTCGGCCTCCAGCAGGTGGGCGGAGAACTTGGTCGCCTCGCCCAGACAAATCGGCAGCAGGCCGGTTGCCATCGGATCAAGGGTGCCGGTATGCCCCGCTTTTTGCGCCTGAAACAAGCGCCGTACGCGTTGCAGCGCGTGGTTGCTGGAAAGCCCCTGGGGCTTGTCCAGCAACAGCACGCCGTTCACCGGCAACCCGCGACGACGGCGCGCCATCAGCTGCGCTCCTCGCCGTCGCCACCGCCGCTTTCGCCCTCGTTATCGCCGTCAGGATTACGTGCGCGGTCGCTTGCCACGGCGTCTTCAATCAGCGACGACAGCACCTGACCGCGGACCACGCTTTCATCAAAGTGAAAGCGCAGCTCGGGCACGTGGCGCAGCTTCACCCGGCGGGCAATCTGGCTGCGCAGAAAACCGCCGGCGCGCTTGAGCACCTGCAGATTTTCCTTCACCCGTTCGGGCGCCTGCTCGCCCAGCAGCGTGACGTAGACATCCGCATAGCCAAGGTCACGGCTCACGGTCACGCCGCTTACCGTTACCATGCCCAGACGCGGGTCCTTGACTTCCCGCTGGATCAGTACCGCCAGCTCTTTTTGCAGCTGATCGGCAACCCGGTCAGTACGCTTGAATTCCCGCATGTTGACTCCTGGCGACCTTAAAGGGTGCGCTCGACCTTCACCTGGTCAAAGACTTCGATCTTGTCGCCGACCTGAACATCGTCGTAGTTCTTCACGCCGATGCCGCACTCAGTGCCGTTACGGACTTCCTGAACGTCATCCTTGAAGCGACGCAGCGACTCAAGCTCACGTTCGTAAATCACCACGTTGTCACGCAGCACGCGGATCTTCTTGTGACGGTGTACGGTACCTTCGACCACCATACAGCCGGCCACAGCGCCGATCTTCGGCGCACGGAACACGTCGCGCACTTCGGCCACGCCGACGATTTCTTCTTTCCAATCCGGTGCAAGCATACCGCTCATGGCCTGCTTGACTTCGTCGATCAGCTGGTAAATAACGCTGTAGTAGCGCAGGTCCAGCCCTTCGCGTTCGATAATCTCACGCGCGGCGACGTCGGCACGCACGTTAAAGCCGACCACAATCGCTTCACTGGCCAGCGCCAGGTTGGCATCGGTGCCGGTAATACCGCCGACGCCCGAGGACACGACCGCGACCTCCACTTCATCGGTGGAGAGCTCTTCCAGAGCGCCACGGATGGCCTCCAGCGAGCCTTGCACGTCAGCCTTGAGAACCACGTTGACCTTGGCGGTCTCGTTTTTCTCCATCTGGCTGAACATGTTCTCAAGCTTGGATTTCTGCTGGCGGGCCAGGCGAACTTCACGGTATTTGCCCTGACGGAAGTTGGCCACTTCGCGGGCCTTCTTGTCGTCAGCCACGACCATGAAATCATCACCGGCATTCGGCGTGCCGCCAAGCCCCTGGATTTCCACGGGCATGGCCGGGCCAACTTCGTTGACCTGCTTGCCCAGCTCGTTGGTCAGGGCGCGCACGCGGCCGTAATGCAGACCGGCGAGAACGATGTCGCCTTTCTTCAGCGTGCCGTTTTGTACCAGCACGGTGGCCACCGGGCCGCGGCCCTTGTCCAGCCGCGACTCCACGACCACGCCTTTACCCGGCGCTTCGGGAACCGCTGTCAGCTCGAGCACTTCGGACGCCAGCTGGATGGCTTCGATCAGCGCGTCGATGCCTTCGCCGTTTTTTGCCGAGACGTGGACGAACTGGGTGTCGCCGCCCCACTCTTCGGAGATGACGCCGTACTGGGAGAGTTCGTTCTTCACCCGGTCCGGATCCGCGCCGGGCTTATCGATCTTGTTGACCGCGACCACCATCGGTACTTCGGCGGCTTTGGAGTGCTCAATCGCCTCGATGGTCTGCGGCATCACGCCGTCATCGGCAGCCACCACCAGGATAACCACGTCAGTGGCC
This window encodes:
- the rpsO gene encoding 30S ribosomal protein S15; translation: MALTAEQKAEIVTEYARGDGDTGSPEVQVALLSANINGLQDHFKTNKQDHHSRRGLIRMVNQRRKLLDYLKRKDYGRYQTIIQRLSLRR
- the rbfA gene encoding 30S ribosome-binding factor RbfA, translating into MREFKRTDRVADQLQKELAVLIQREVKDPRLGMVTVSGVTVSRDLGYADVYVTLLGEQAPERVKENLQVLKRAGGFLRSQIARRVKLRHVPELRFHFDESVVRGQVLSSLIEDAVASDRARNPDGDNEGESGGGDGEERS
- the truB gene encoding tRNA pseudouridine(55) synthase TruB — its product is MARRRRGLPVNGVLLLDKPQGLSSNHALQRVRRLFQAQKAGHTGTLDPMATGLLPICLGEATKFSAHLLEADKVYRTRVELGVMTDTGDAEGAVIERREVPALDEATVTEAIARFHGEIEQIPPMYSALKHQGRKLYELAREGQHVERAARRITVYDARLTAFDAVIDNDVLKNSAFELEVRCSKGTYIRTLAEDIGLALGCGAHISALRRLETGPFDASGIWTLEALEALADQTAREAELMAPDVLVDHLPALALDDEAYQRLIHGQKAFLDNALSASELADEATVRLYRDTAFVGLGRIAGKADGVTTVAPKRLLSSAADA
- the infB gene encoding translation initiation factor IF-2 encodes the protein MSDMTVKDFAAKVGRDASRLLEQMNEAGLKHTAESDAVSEDDKQTLLNSLKKSHGGDEANKGRITLTRRTRSRIKTGERGKTIDVQVRKKKTYVKGAEEDKPKAPEPKHSGPRQLVGDMAVAEAERKVRDAEEQKAAAAQRAADEAERTLAAEKAKGADIPTELQVPVPDFDNSSASGDDMPPAPPKEGRTDRRSAPPKKTAAKKKGRRDESDSRNDREERRRGGKKAKRAERRGGSRRGGSQGGGKHGFQKPTQPIVREVSIPESISVAELADKMSIKANEVIKSMFNMGAAVTINQTIDQETAVIVVEEMGHKPKLVKDDALEMEILDSVSYEGEEITRAPVVTVMGHVDHGKTSLLDYIRKAKVATGEAGGITQHIGAYHVEGNNGGATFLDTPGHAAFTAMRARGAKATDVVILVVAADDGVMPQTIEAIEHSKAAEVPMVVAVNKIDKPGADPDRVKNELSQYGVISEEWGGDTQFVHVSAKNGEGIDALIEAIQLASEVLELTAVPEAPGKGVVVESRLDKGRGPVATVLVQNGTLKKGDIVLAGLHYGRVRALTNELGKQVNEVGPAMPVEIQGLGGTPNAGDDFMVVADDKKAREVANFRQGKYREVRLARQQKSKLENMFSQMEKNETAKVNVVLKADVQGSLEAIRGALEELSTDEVEVAVVSSGVGGITGTDANLALASEAIVVGFNVRADVAAREIIEREGLDLRYYSVIYQLIDEVKQAMSGMLAPDWKEEIVGVAEVRDVFRAPKIGAVAGCMVVEGTVHRHKKIRVLRDNVVIYERELESLRRFKDDVQEVRNGTECGIGVKNYDDVQVGDKIEVFDQVKVERTL